In the genome of Shewanella denitrificans OS217, the window GGGGGCAAGCCGCAGCATCTTGCTTTGTTCGTCGTTATCGCCAAAGGAGAGAATCCGAAAATGATCGTCATCGATCACTGAAATGGTCCCGAGCTGATCGTTGGATTGGTGTAATACCTTGATATCTGACATGGCTTCGGCTTGTGCTCAACTTGCACTCAATAAGAGTGATGATATTCAAATCGGCAATTCTAGCATGGGGGACCTACAATCTGGCAGCGTAAGGGAGTAAAATGGCTTTTTACTCTAGTCATGAGTCACAGATGGGATTATGTCGAATCATATTTTATTAAGTTTAAGTTATTTAGCTGTGTTCTTCTTTGCCCAGCATCAAGTCAAAAAATGGATTTTATCTCAGGCTAATCGCAAGCAAATCAGTGAAGTTCGCAGTCGATTAGTTATCCAGCTTATCTCCTACCTGATGTTTTTCGTGACTGCATCTGTTATGGCGGTCTCCCTAGGCTTAGGTTACCAAGAGGTGTCATTATTCGTGTCGTCGGCGTTTGCCGTATTGGGCGTCGCCTTATTTGCACAGTGGTCGATTCTTAGTAATATTACCGCTGGGGTGCTGATATTTTTTGTGTTTCCCTATCGCATTGGCGACAGGATCCGCATCGTTGAGAAAGATGAAGACCTAACAGGTGTCATCGTTGAAATCAGTATTTTTCATGTGCTGATAAAACGAGATGTGGGTGACTTAATGACCTACCCTAATAGCTTAATGCTGCAAAAGGCCGTCATCAAATTAAGCCCACTCACTGACGTATCCCCTCACGTTGAAGCTCTTGAAGATAAGCAATCGCAATAATTTTAAATGTTTTTCTGCAAAAAAAGACCGATATCTCTAAGATATCGGTCTTTTGGCTTTAATCGACATAATTTGGAAACTATCCCGCTAAAGAAAGTTTCCAAAACGTGATATTAGTGAATTTCATTCTTATTAACTGCACGATCTAACTTAGCGCGTACTACGCTGTCGCTAGCTTTTACGGCCTCTAATACACTTAATAGTTCAGCATTTTCAGGGGTGGCTAAAATAACTAAGTTATTATTACTCTGCCATTCAAGCTTCAAACCTTTAGATTTTGCAAATGCAGCCGCATCAACATCTTCTTTTAGCTTCACAACCAATTGGCCTGTAAGGGTGCCAAAAGGCGAACCACTTTCAGTCACTAATTGTTGATTTTTGCTCAAAGCTTGGGCTTTTTGCACGCCTTTAGCTGTTTTCACATAGTGAATTGATTCCAATCCAAGAAAGTCAGCTCTTGAAACATTCGCTTTAGTTACAGCTTGCGCTGCATCTTCCGTTAACGTTATTTTATCGTGCGCAAATGCTTGTACTGACATTGAGATTGCCGCAGCAAGCAAAGTTAAGTTTAATAATTTCATCTTTATACTCCTTAATTTAGATTAACCAGCTGCGTGACCATGGAAGCGAATTGACCAACCTTTTAGCTCACCATTAGCTTCATTTGGGATGGCAATGCTACCCCGTACATTGTACTTGATGAAACTATAATCACCGCTGTTAACGTCTATTACTTTCAGAGTCCATTCGCCTTTAGTCGACTCGCCATAGAATGCGTTTGATAGCATAGGAGTCTTATTATAGCCAGTAACTAAATCATCAGGATCTGTTGCATTCATCACGCCTTGATACACCATACCATTGTATGGAGTCATGATAACGCTCTTAGTTCCAGCGGGCGAAATCAACTCAACCGCTAGATCAGGAAGACGTAAATGGTCTGCAGTCAGCTCAATTTGAACCGCTTCAACAATCAAGTTATCTTCGATGGCAAGCTTGTCAGTTGCTCCCGTTAAGCTTTGATCTGGAATGGCCTTAGCAAGATCCTCAGAGCTCACCCAATCAGTAACAACATACTTACCTAGATCAGTCTTATATTCTTTGGCTGCTTTTACAGCAGCGCTGACATCAACACGACCAAAACCATATAGGTTATGGAAATTTAGACCGGCAGCATTGGTTTCCCAGCCTGCGATAGCAGTATATTCCAGTGCATCTTCAGCTGTACCTAACTTCACTTTTTTAGCTGCAATATCTGCATCTACCTTAGTGGCTGTCGTTGCCAATACATGACGCACATCACGCCACGTTAGTGCTGGGTTGGCACTCATTATCATAGCTACTGCACCTGAGGTATTAGGGGCTGCAGAAGAGGTACCATTCATAGTAGAAGTATAGTTACAATCCAGATTCAATGGATGTAAACCACCGTGGAATGGTGTGCCTGGACGGTCTTCTGTAATTGCATAACCGTTAGTACAACCTTCTCTATCAGTAGTAACGATAGCAGGGTTATCTTCCCCATACTCACCACCTGGTGCTGTCACAAAAATGTTTGCCCCTGCGGAAGAGTAGCTAGACAACTCACCTTTTGCATTAATCGCACTGACAACTAAGTTATAAACGTTAGCGTTGCTAGAGGTCATATTAGAGTTATGGAAAGGTAACCCTTGGTTTGCTGGAACGCCTAAGGCACGAGCTGAGAAATAATCACCCGGGATCCAGTATGTGCCAGAATAACGGAAATACTGATAACCATTACCAGCAGACTTCACAAAAACACTTCCTTTCCCGTCGGCACTTTTTGTAGAAGTTTCGGCATAGACTTCGTTTTCATCTTCATCAAAAAGATCTGGGAAGGGAATCGAGTATCCATAGCTTTGATTAAATACGCGCGCGTAGTCACTCAGTGAATTACCGCCGTGAGATTTCACGAAATTCTCAAACGTTTGCACGCTAGTCACTGCGCCAGTTGGATCACTATCTAAAAAGTTAAAGCCGATCAATTTAGCTTTTGGCGCGACGCCACGGCCACCAATGCCATTCCAACCTTCGGCTGCAATAATACCAGCAACGGCAGTGCCATGTCCTGAAGCGCCACTAAATGGCGTTGAATCTATGGTGCCTGTGATTAAATTATATGAACCACCAGAAACAACGTTGTTTTTAAGATCTGGGTGCGCTATTTCCAAGCCATCATCGACAACTGCAACTGTAACGCCTTGACCAAATGTCTTCTGGGCAATTGCCTCAGCCACATTCATGTCTTCACCCGCTTTACCACGATTAATAGCAAACGCACTTTGGCCTGAATTATTTAAATGCCACTGATGTACGTAAAGTGGATCACCACCTTCAATGTCAATCGATAACGTTGACATTGAATCTAATTTTCCATCACTGACTTTAAATTGAACAACTTCCTTGCCTTCCATAGCGTTTGTTAAATACGTAAATTCACCGGTAGCAGCATTCACTAAAGTAAAAGTACCGTGGGCAAAATCAGCGGCATTCACAGAAAATGTGATATTACCTTCAGCATCTTTTCCACTTAACATGCCCTTAATTGCAATAGATTGAGTCGCATTAAATGCCACATCTTCACTTACAGGGGCTGTATTGATAACTTCCACTACAGGCTTTTTATCACTGCCACAACCCATTAATAGGGCCGCAGTTATACTCATCGCAACAATTGACTTCTGCATTTGCATTTAACATTCCTTCATGTCTTTTAAACTACATAGACTAAAAATCAAGCATTTCACTACGCTTGATTAATTTATAAATCTAATTTTTTGGTGTTCACTATCTACAAAATTTGATATTAACTTGCAGAGGAATGTTTTTTAACACACAAACACCAAAAGTAAAACATAAAACACAATTAACCTCCATTTAAAGACGGTATACATAAATCCCATCTCAGATAAGTAACATGCAATAATGTTTTAAACGCAAATTGTAATAAAGATGTTAAATAAAATCAAAGACTAAAGGCATAGTCATTTTTTGATATTTATTTTTTGCTTATATTTACAGCAAAAAATGATTCAACTTTGCTAGGCCCAAAGCCGCCAATTAACAATTAATTCACATGGCCGACAATTAATTCGAATGAATTTCAAACAAATCTTAATTAAGCACATTCTATTTTAATCTTATATCAGACTTTTAATTTAGCGCGATTTCCTAGGTGAAACATTATTATTTTAATACTCGATTAAATAATGACACAGCATGCGTATACATTTGCAATGCTAAGGCAGCATCGTACCGTTCATCTTCATCACGCATAAAGGCGTGCTCTGCATTGACTTCTTGCCAAGTAAAATCTATCCCTTGAGCTTCTAATGCTTGATAGATAATTTTACGCCCTTCACTGGAAACGTGTGGGTCTTGTTTACCAAAGACCATAACAAGCTCTGCATGAATATCTTTAGTGCGGCTTAAGCTGTCATTACCAGCTAGGCTAGGTAAACTGCCTGAGTGAATGTCAGTTGGGTATAAACAAAATGCCGCGCAGACATCGGCATTTAATGCGGCGCGATAAGCAAGATGCCCACCAATGCACACCCCAATAGTCCCAATTTTATTACTGCAATAGGCCTGGCTTAACGCAAAATCCACCAAGGCCTGAGTATCACTATCATGTTGCTCTAAGGGTTTAATCGACTTGTCTTGATTGCCTTTATTTTTACCCGCCTCGTCATAACCTAACACTGTGCCAATGGGATTCAGTTCATGAAATATTTCCGGTACTAACACCACAAATCCATGCCCTGCGAGCATAGTTGCCATTCTGGCTATTGGCGCCGTTTGCTGAAAAATTTCTGAATAAAAGATAATGCTCGCAAACTGGCCGTCACTTTTAGGGCGGTATACTTGGGTGCGCATAGGACCTGTCTTAGTGATTAAGTCATGCACGGATTGGATCACTTTCATTTCATATCACCCTAATTTTGAATTTAGCGCTATAAATTAACAGCAAGAACAAGTCTTGCTCGCTATGGTTGTTCCCAGCAGTACATGACTTATATTAGTGCAACTCATTACCACACACTTGCCCTGCGGCCAGTGTTTGAATGTTGGTCAAAGTCGTCTCTGCAATAGCATTGAGCGCCTCTTCGGTTAGAAATGCTTGATGGCCAGTAAAAATGACATTATGACAAGCCGATAGACGGCTAAATACATCATCTTGCATAATCTCATTGGACTTATCCTCAAAAAATAGCCCTTTCTCATTTTCGTAAACATCTAACCCTAAGGCACCAATTTTACCTGTTTTAAGGGCTTCCATGGCATCGAAAGCATTCAATAGTCCGCCGCGACTGGTATTAATTATCATGACGCCAGGCTTCATTTTGGCAAAGCTATTATTATTGAGTAAGTGATGATTATCTTTGGTTTGAGGGCAATGCAGGCTGATAATATCACTCTGGGCATAGAGGCTGTCGAGCTCGATATAGCTAATACCTAAATCAATCACGGCTTGATTAGGATAAGGATCAAAAGCCAGCACCTTACAGCCAAAGCCAAGCAAAATTTTAATGGTGGCGAGGCCAATTTTCCCTGTGCCTATTACGCCCACAGTTTTGCCCTGCATATTAAAGCCGACTAAACCGTTTAAATCGAAGTTTGAATCCCGTGTTCTATGATAGGCCTTATGGATCTTACGATTTAGGGTCAGCATCAAGGCTATGCTATGTTCGGCAACCGACTCTGGAGAATAGGCTGGCACGTTAACCACAGTGATCCCTAAGCGCTGTGCCGCAAGCAAATCCACATTGTTAACCCCCGCACAGCGCATGGCGAGAATTTTAGTGCCGCCTTTAGCCAACTCGATTAACACTTCTTCACATAAAGAATCATTAACGAAAGCACACACCACTTCAAATCCTTGAGCAAGCTTGGCATTTTGCATGCAGATCCGAGAGTCAAAATATTCAATGTGGGCACCAAAGTCTTTATTGATCGCAGAAAAATGCACTATGTCGTAATGCTTGGCGCTAAAAAAACCTATTTTCATCATGGGACTGACCTCTTCATTGATTCTTTGTTTTAGTGGATATTGAGTTGCAGCTGGAGAACATTAGCTAATACCAATCGTATTAATTATCTGGTCATTCAGCGGGAGTTCAAAGGGGGTTAATCAAGGCGGAGGCTTGAAGACATAGTGGTGCTATGTCAAAAGTCTTCAACGCAGAGAAATCCCCTTTGAAACCCGCCCCTCGGGGCGTCTCAAGCGTTCCACTTCATCGTTGCATTCCTGTGTAAGAATGAGGTTTGAAAGGGAGCAACCCTTACTGCATTAATGCGCCTTGAATTGAAAAGCTTGAGGCCCTCTGTTTGATCACATAATTAATGTGATTGGTATAAGAACAGAAAACCATAAATAGCATAATTCCCTTCTGAACGACCCAAGTGTAATAGAATTTATCTTTGGCTTCATTAAACATAAGCCCCAAGCGCTTGCACCTATTACCTCGACAGCGTATCTTTGCGGGCGAATTTGCACTAACCACAGACGACTCCCTATGACTGATTTTGTTTACCAGCCCCCTACGACACCTTGGCTTGAGATTTTACATCAAGATAAAGACGTGTTGGTGGTTAATAAGCCTTCAGGACTATTGTCTGTTCCTGGACGAGACCCCGCTCACAGCGACAGCATCTACAGTCGAGTTCTCGCGCAATTTCCTAACGCGCATATCGTCCACAGGCTAGACATGGCAACATCTGGGGTCATGGTGGTAGCACTGAGACGCAGTGCAGAGCGAGAGCTAAAGCGCCAATTTCATGACCGTGAAACCAAGAAAGTCTATTATGCAAGGGTCGCAGGTCACTTAAGCCCTGTCCATACCCGTGTCGATTTACCGTTAATTTGTGATTGGCCAAATAGGCCCAAACAAAAAGTGGATCATAAACTCGGTAAGCCGTCCAGCACGCTAGTTAAAATCATTAGTTATGGTAAGCGCTCTACATTGGTCAAGCTTAGCCCTATTACTGGGCGCTCTCACCAACTCAGGGTACATATGATGGCGCTGGGTCATCCTATCCTAGGTGATGGCTTCTATGCTGATGCGCTCGCTAAACGCTTAGCGCCAAGGCTGTTACTTCATGCTGCAGAGCTCACTTTCTGCCATCCTTACTCCCAAGATACGTTGCACTTTAGTGCCGATGCCAGCTTTATGCTGCCGGAAGGTGAACAATAAGACGATTTTGTATTAAGACGCTACTGTTTAAGATGAAGGTTTTCATAGCATGAGTCGCTAACTAATTAGCCTACTTTTTGGTGGATGTTAAATATCAACCGACACTGTTAACTAACGCCAGCAAGATTAACAATTGTTAACTCATTTTTGCTAGTTATCTAGGTAATTTTGCTGGCTATTATCTAATGGAAGACGTAAATTTATAGATTATTAATCATATAATTGGCCATTCACCGTGGATACCGCATTTCAGCGCGACCAACTCGACAATCATATTCTTGAAGCCCTAATGCAAGACGCCCGCACCCCCTTTGCCGAACTGGCAAAACGCTTTAATGTTAGCGCTGGCACCATCCACGTACGAGTGGAAAAAATGAAACAAGCTGGCATCATTACTGGGGCACAAATTACCGTCAATCCCAAAGCCCTAGGTTATGATGTCTGTTGTTTTATCGGGATTAATCTTAAAAGCGCTGGAGATTATCCAGCCGCCATAGCCAAGCTTAATGCCCTAGAAGAAGTTGTCGAAGCCTATTACACCACAGGCAACTACAGCATCTTTGTTAAAGTCATGTGTCAATCCATAGAAGCGTTACAGCATGTGTTGATAAATCGCATTCAATCTATCGATGAAATCCAATCCACAGAAACCCTCATCAGCCTACAAAACCCCATAGTCAGAAGCGTAAAACCATAGCTTATGTAAGACAAGAAAGAAAAAATACATTTTACTCACTCCTGTGAATGCAGCTTTATATTAACTCACTTTAACTCGGGTTGAGAGAGACACAAATGGTATTGAAACAACATAAATTCAATACCTTACATTAAATTTTTAGCTTCTCGCTGATAACAAAACCAATTTATGTGTCTATAGCTAGCCTATGGCAAGTCTTCTTATGTAAAGGAATAACACAGTTAATGTTACAAACGGCTGTTTGATATGCATTTATCATTCCGAATTAAGGTTAACTACTCTGATTTACTGGCAATGTCACTTAGCTATGTTCAACTCAAATTAAACCATCAAAAAATAAGGCAAATAATTGAATTTATTAAAATTTAATATTTACAACTACAAATATTAAAAAAAGTATAGACAGTTAAGCTCTTTGCCCTCTTTAAACGCCGAAACAAAAAAGCAACATTGAAAAACTTTTCGTTACAAGCGCGGTGGTTTTATGTTAAAAGATATGGCTTGCATCGCAGAATGCATCTATGAACCCAAAAATTATAAACTTTGCGTAGCCTCTTAACTTGGTTTAATACCACTGGACTCTTT includes:
- a CDS encoding mechanosensitive ion channel domain-containing protein gives rise to the protein MSNHILLSLSYLAVFFFAQHQVKKWILSQANRKQISEVRSRLVIQLISYLMFFVTASVMAVSLGLGYQEVSLFVSSAFAVLGVALFAQWSILSNITAGVLIFFVFPYRIGDRIRIVEKDEDLTGVIVEISIFHVLIKRDVGDLMTYPNSLMLQKAVIKLSPLTDVSPHVEALEDKQSQ
- a CDS encoding S8 family serine peptidase gives rise to the protein MQKSIVAMSITAALLMGCGSDKKPVVEVINTAPVSEDVAFNATQSIAIKGMLSGKDAEGNITFSVNAADFAHGTFTLVNAATGEFTYLTNAMEGKEVVQFKVSDGKLDSMSTLSIDIEGGDPLYVHQWHLNNSGQSAFAINRGKAGEDMNVAEAIAQKTFGQGVTVAVVDDGLEIAHPDLKNNVVSGGSYNLITGTIDSTPFSGASGHGTAVAGIIAAEGWNGIGGRGVAPKAKLIGFNFLDSDPTGAVTSVQTFENFVKSHGGNSLSDYARVFNQSYGYSIPFPDLFDEDENEVYAETSTKSADGKGSVFVKSAGNGYQYFRYSGTYWIPGDYFSARALGVPANQGLPFHNSNMTSSNANVYNLVVSAINAKGELSSYSSAGANIFVTAPGGEYGEDNPAIVTTDREGCTNGYAITEDRPGTPFHGGLHPLNLDCNYTSTMNGTSSAAPNTSGAVAMIMSANPALTWRDVRHVLATTATKVDADIAAKKVKLGTAEDALEYTAIAGWETNAAGLNFHNLYGFGRVDVSAAVKAAKEYKTDLGKYVVTDWVSSEDLAKAIPDQSLTGATDKLAIEDNLIVEAVQIELTADHLRLPDLAVELISPAGTKSVIMTPYNGMVYQGVMNATDPDDLVTGYNKTPMLSNAFYGESTKGEWTLKVIDVNSGDYSFIKYNVRGSIAIPNEANGELKGWSIRFHGHAAG
- a CDS encoding dienelactone hydrolase family protein, with translation MKVIQSVHDLITKTGPMRTQVYRPKSDGQFASIIFYSEIFQQTAPIARMATMLAGHGFVVLVPEIFHELNPIGTVLGYDEAGKNKGNQDKSIKPLEQHDSDTQALVDFALSQAYCSNKIGTIGVCIGGHLAYRAALNADVCAAFCLYPTDIHSGSLPSLAGNDSLSRTKDIHAELVMVFGKQDPHVSSEGRKIIYQALEAQGIDFTWQEVNAEHAFMRDEDERYDAALALQMYTHAVSLFNRVLK
- a CDS encoding 2-hydroxyacid dehydrogenase, with amino-acid sequence MKIGFFSAKHYDIVHFSAINKDFGAHIEYFDSRICMQNAKLAQGFEVVCAFVNDSLCEEVLIELAKGGTKILAMRCAGVNNVDLLAAQRLGITVVNVPAYSPESVAEHSIALMLTLNRKIHKAYHRTRDSNFDLNGLVGFNMQGKTVGVIGTGKIGLATIKILLGFGCKVLAFDPYPNQAVIDLGISYIELDSLYAQSDIISLHCPQTKDNHHLLNNNSFAKMKPGVMIINTSRGGLLNAFDAMEALKTGKIGALGLDVYENEKGLFFEDKSNEIMQDDVFSRLSACHNVIFTGHQAFLTEEALNAIAETTLTNIQTLAAGQVCGNELH
- the rluA gene encoding bifunctional tRNA pseudouridine(32) synthase/23S rRNA pseudouridine(746) synthase RluA — its product is MTDFVYQPPTTPWLEILHQDKDVLVVNKPSGLLSVPGRDPAHSDSIYSRVLAQFPNAHIVHRLDMATSGVMVVALRRSAERELKRQFHDRETKKVYYARVAGHLSPVHTRVDLPLICDWPNRPKQKVDHKLGKPSSTLVKIISYGKRSTLVKLSPITGRSHQLRVHMMALGHPILGDGFYADALAKRLAPRLLLHAAELTFCHPYSQDTLHFSADASFMLPEGEQ
- the asnC gene encoding transcriptional regulator AsnC translates to MDTAFQRDQLDNHILEALMQDARTPFAELAKRFNVSAGTIHVRVEKMKQAGIITGAQITVNPKALGYDVCCFIGINLKSAGDYPAAIAKLNALEEVVEAYYTTGNYSIFVKVMCQSIEALQHVLINRIQSIDEIQSTETLISLQNPIVRSVKP